The Henckelia pumila isolate YLH828 chromosome 2, ASM3356847v2, whole genome shotgun sequence genome includes a window with the following:
- the LOC140877841 gene encoding uncharacterized protein — MFSKIKTCSTAKEIWEKLTQLCEGNDQTKENKLTVAIHKFDNAKMKPGEAMAEFDERFSNIICELISLGKIYTNHEISLKVMHALPREWDVKTIAIRESKDLRKLELHDLFADLKAYEFELGIRTEEETFSSNPTKALTSIVLPHPTEEASAKKTSEQMSSEAMSLFIKKFGNFMHKNKKKFNKPYYKQDHTDDGPSCFNCGKKGHFIADCTKPKNDEKKQHYEKKNKGKEGRRMFKKKKEQRVLVADEGKSKWAETESESSIQIAHPKKVRRNKSSVL; from the coding sequence atgtttagcaaAATCAAGACGTGTTCTACTGCTAAAGAAATCTGGGAGAAACTCACTCAACTGTGCGAAGGCAATGACCAAACCAAGGAGAACAAACTCACAGTAGCCATTCATAAGTTTGATAATGCcaagatgaaaccaggagaaGCCATGGCTGAGTTTGACGAAAGATTTAGTAACATTATTTGTGAACTTATATCTCTCGGTAAAATATACACTAATCATGAAATTTCTTTGAAGGTTATGCATGCACTGCCCAGAGAGTGGGATGTCAAGACTATAGCCATAAGGGAATCAAAGGATTTAAGAAAACTAGAACTTCATGATTTGTTTgctgatctcaaagcctacgagtttgAACTCGGAATACGAACTGAAGAAGAAACATTTTCTTCTAATCCTACCAAAGCACTAACCTCAATTGTCTTACCTCATCCGACTGAGGAAGCTTCAGCAAAGAAGACATCTGAACAAATGAGTAGTGAAGCAATGTCTCTCTTTATTAAGAAATTTGGtaactttatgcataaaaataaaaaaaagtttaataAACCTTACTACAAACAagaccatacagacgatggtccctcgtgctttaactgtggcaagaaaGGCCACTTTATTGCAGATTGCACTAAGCCTAAGAACGATGAAAAGAAACAGCATTATGAGAagaaaaataaaggaaaagaaGGAAGAAGGATGTTCAAAAAGAAGAAAGAGCAAAGAGTACTAGTTGCAGACGAAGGAAAGAGCAAGTGGGCAGAAACT